A single genomic interval of Noviherbaspirillum cavernae harbors:
- the miaB gene encoding tRNA (N6-isopentenyl adenosine(37)-C2)-methylthiotransferase MiaB, producing MSRKVFIKTFGCQMNEYDSDKMADVLNASEGLVKAETPEEADVILLNTCSVREKAQEKVFSDLGRLRELKQKNPDLVIGVGGCVASQEGEAIVKRAPYVDVVFGPQTLHRLPELIRQRRTTGRPQVDISFPEIEKFDHLPPARVEGASAFVSIMEGCSKYCSYCVVPYTRGEEVSRRFDDVLEEVAGLAAQGVKEITLLGQNVNAYRGKMSSDSADGEIADFALLIEYVAEVPGIERIRFVTSHPKEFTQRLIDTYAKVPKLVDHLYLPAQHGSDRILMAMKRGYTVLEYKSVIRRLREVRPNIAVSSDFIVGFPGETEADFDALMKLINDIGYDTSFSFVFSPRPGTPAANLADDTPYEVKLKRLQHLQATIEANARKISQSMVGTVQRILVEGPAKKGDGDLQGRTENNRVVNFAGGPNAARLIGQLIDVSITQAFPYSLRGEPVIKQ from the coding sequence ATGTCCAGGAAAGTATTTATCAAGACCTTCGGCTGCCAGATGAACGAGTACGACTCGGACAAGATGGCGGATGTGCTCAACGCTTCCGAGGGTCTGGTCAAGGCCGAGACGCCTGAAGAAGCCGATGTCATTTTGCTCAACACCTGTTCCGTGCGCGAGAAGGCGCAGGAAAAGGTGTTCTCCGACCTCGGGCGCCTGCGCGAACTGAAGCAGAAGAATCCCGACCTGGTGATCGGCGTCGGCGGCTGCGTTGCCTCGCAGGAAGGCGAAGCGATCGTCAAGCGCGCGCCCTACGTCGATGTGGTGTTCGGCCCGCAGACCCTGCACCGCCTGCCGGAACTGATCCGGCAGCGCCGCACGACCGGACGGCCGCAAGTCGACATCAGCTTCCCGGAAATCGAGAAATTCGACCACCTGCCGCCGGCCAGGGTCGAGGGCGCATCCGCGTTCGTATCGATCATGGAGGGCTGCAGCAAATATTGCAGCTACTGCGTCGTGCCCTACACACGCGGCGAGGAAGTGTCGCGCCGCTTCGATGACGTGCTGGAGGAAGTGGCGGGTCTGGCGGCGCAAGGCGTGAAGGAAATCACGCTGCTGGGCCAGAACGTCAACGCGTATCGCGGCAAGATGAGCAGTGATTCGGCTGATGGCGAGATTGCCGATTTCGCGCTGCTGATCGAATACGTCGCCGAAGTCCCCGGCATCGAACGCATCCGCTTCGTCACCAGCCACCCGAAGGAATTCACGCAGCGCCTGATCGATACCTATGCCAAGGTGCCGAAGCTGGTCGATCATCTCTACCTGCCCGCGCAACACGGCTCGGACCGCATCCTGATGGCGATGAAACGCGGCTACACAGTGCTGGAGTACAAGTCGGTCATCCGCCGCCTGCGCGAGGTGCGTCCGAACATTGCGGTGTCCAGCGATTTCATCGTCGGCTTCCCCGGCGAAACGGAAGCGGACTTCGATGCCTTGATGAAGCTGATCAACGACATCGGCTACGACACCAGCTTCAGTTTCGTCTTCAGCCCGCGCCCCGGCACGCCGGCCGCCAATCTGGCCGACGACACGCCGTATGAAGTGAAACTGAAGCGTCTGCAGCACCTGCAAGCCACCATCGAAGCGAATGCGCGCAAGATCAGCCAGAGCATGGTCGGCACGGTGCAGCGCATCCTGGTGGAAGGCCCCGCGAAGAAAGGCGACGGCGACTTGCAGGGCCGCACCGAAAACAACCGCGTCGTCAATTTCGCCGGCGGCCCGAATGCGGCACGGCTGATCGGTCAATTGATCGATGTCAGCATCACGCAGGCCTTCCCCTACTCCTTGCGTGGCGAACCCGTCATCAAACAGTGA
- a CDS encoding PhoH family protein, whose product MNTKTPIHPQQFIPQPLDNKRLAHLCGPMDENLRQISAALDVTIFRRGEKFVVSGNNAAQAIELLERFYEVADRNIAVEDIQLALVEQRAGAHKDVKAKKNADEEFTEAPVLKTRRSDLRGRTPHQNKYIKSILEHDVTFGIGPAGTGKTYLAVACAVDALERDTIKRIVLTRPAVEAGERLGFLPGDLAQKVDPYLRPLYDALYDLLGFDRTQKMFEKQAIEIAPLAYMRGRTLNHAFIILDEAQNTTPEQMKMFLTRIGFGSKAVVTGDVTQIDLQRTQRSGLIDAAKILHDVRGIAFTHFTSADVVRHPLVARIVDAYEAVTPTTSATLRNAAKK is encoded by the coding sequence TTGAACACCAAAACGCCCATTCACCCTCAGCAGTTCATCCCTCAACCGCTCGACAACAAGCGGCTCGCGCACCTGTGCGGGCCGATGGATGAAAACCTCCGCCAGATCTCCGCCGCACTGGACGTCACGATCTTTCGCCGTGGCGAGAAATTCGTCGTATCCGGCAACAACGCGGCGCAGGCCATCGAACTGCTCGAACGGTTTTATGAAGTCGCCGACCGCAACATTGCCGTTGAAGATATCCAGCTGGCTCTGGTCGAACAGCGCGCCGGTGCGCACAAAGACGTCAAGGCGAAGAAGAACGCCGACGAGGAATTCACCGAAGCACCCGTGCTGAAAACGCGCCGCAGCGACCTGCGCGGACGCACGCCGCATCAGAACAAGTACATCAAGTCGATCCTCGAACACGACGTCACGTTCGGCATCGGCCCTGCCGGCACGGGGAAAACCTATCTGGCAGTCGCCTGCGCGGTCGATGCGCTGGAGCGCGATACAATCAAGCGCATCGTGCTGACCCGCCCGGCGGTCGAGGCAGGCGAACGGCTCGGCTTCCTGCCCGGCGATCTAGCGCAGAAGGTCGACCCCTATCTGCGTCCGCTGTATGACGCCTTGTACGACCTGCTCGGCTTCGACCGCACGCAGAAGATGTTCGAGAAACAGGCGATTGAAATCGCGCCGCTGGCCTACATGCGCGGCCGCACCCTCAATCACGCGTTCATCATTCTCGACGAAGCGCAAAACACCACGCCGGAACAGATGAAAATGTTTCTGACACGCATCGGTTTCGGCAGCAAGGCCGTCGTCACCGGGGATGTCACGCAAATCGATTTGCAGCGCACGCAGAGAAGCGGCCTGATCGATGCCGCAAAAATTCTTCACGATGTGCGCGGCATCGCCTTCACGCATTTCACCAGTGCCGACGTGGTGCGGCATCCGCTGGTAGCGCGGATCGTCGATGCCTATGAAGCAGTCACGCCAACGACCAGCGCAACGCTCAGAAATGCCGCCAAAAAATAA
- the ybeY gene encoding rRNA maturation RNase YbeY, with the protein MPPKNKLALSVQYPDPRLKELIPRTQLRRWIQAALFAPAELTIRFVDAEEGRTLNRDYREKDYATNVLTFAYTEDEDAEVTQADIILCTDVLQREAAEQKKSVDVHVAHLLVHGVLHAQGYDHEADDEAAEMEALEIEILATLGFANPYANA; encoded by the coding sequence ATGCCGCCAAAAAATAAGCTCGCTCTTTCCGTCCAGTATCCCGACCCCCGCCTGAAGGAACTGATCCCGCGCACGCAGTTGCGCCGCTGGATACAGGCGGCCCTGTTCGCGCCGGCAGAGTTGACCATTCGCTTCGTCGATGCGGAAGAAGGCCGCACCTTGAACCGCGACTACCGTGAAAAGGATTACGCGACCAACGTGCTGACCTTTGCCTATACGGAAGACGAGGATGCCGAGGTGACGCAGGCAGACATCATCTTGTGTACCGACGTGCTGCAACGCGAAGCTGCCGAACAGAAAAAATCCGTTGATGTCCATGTGGCGCATCTGCTTGTCCATGGCGTGCTGCATGCCCAGGGCTATGACCACGAGGCCGATGACGAAGCCGCAGAAATGGAAGCGCTGGAGATCGAGATCCTTGCGACCCTGGGTTTTGCCAACCCTTACGCGAATGCCTGA
- a CDS encoding HlyC/CorC family transporter — protein MQDHPSGAKLLDTKPQRSLFERLTALISPEPEDRAELLHILHDAHERHLIDADALSMIEGVFQVSDLSASDIMVPRPQMDVIDVTQPIEEWLPLVLKTSHSRFPAVEGERDKVIGILLAKDLLRYYADESFDVRGMLRPAVFIPESKRLNVLLRDFRATRNHMAIVVDEYGGVAGLLTIEDVLEQIVGDIEDEYDFDDDADNILPIRDGARGARWRVNALTEIEQFNEIFGTAFSDKDVDTIGGLIADHLGRVPGKGDVVEVDDLRFEVLRADARQVHVLLVEKLIEAAAARAS, from the coding sequence ATGCAAGATCACCCTAGTGGTGCCAAACTCCTTGACACCAAACCGCAGCGGTCACTGTTCGAACGCCTGACCGCACTCATTTCCCCTGAACCAGAAGATCGCGCCGAGCTGCTTCACATCCTGCACGACGCGCATGAACGCCATCTGATCGATGCCGATGCGCTGTCGATGATCGAGGGCGTGTTCCAGGTTTCCGACCTGTCCGCCAGCGACATCATGGTGCCGCGCCCGCAGATGGATGTCATCGACGTCACCCAACCGATCGAGGAGTGGCTGCCGCTCGTCCTGAAGACATCGCACTCCCGCTTCCCTGCAGTGGAAGGCGAACGCGACAAGGTGATCGGCATTCTGCTGGCGAAGGATCTGCTGCGCTACTACGCCGACGAATCCTTCGACGTGCGCGGCATGCTGCGCCCCGCCGTCTTCATTCCAGAATCGAAGCGACTCAACGTCTTGCTGCGCGACTTCCGCGCGACCCGCAACCACATGGCGATCGTGGTCGATGAATACGGCGGCGTGGCCGGACTGCTGACGATCGAAGACGTGCTCGAGCAGATCGTCGGTGACATCGAAGACGAGTACGATTTCGACGATGATGCCGACAACATTCTGCCGATCCGGGACGGCGCGCGCGGTGCACGCTGGCGCGTCAATGCCTTGACCGAGATCGAACAGTTCAACGAAATATTCGGCACGGCATTCTCCGACAAGGACGTCGATACCATCGGCGGATTGATCGCAGATCATCTCGGCCGTGTGCCCGGCAAGGGCGATGTCGTCGAGGTCGACGACCTGCGATTCGAAGTATTGCGCGCCGACGCCCGCCAGGTGCATGTGCTGCTGGTGGAAAAGCTGATCGAAGCGGCCGCTGCGCGCGCGTCCTGA
- the lnt gene encoding apolipoprotein N-acyltransferase, which yields MWRTSPQQQTRRVDIRSLPASRFAPLLVLLLGAVNVFAFAPFGVWPLQIATLALVFGFVLRAPSIRRGALLGWAYGTGWLIAGTWWLYISMHQYGGMPSLLAALAVALLGASLSLLAGLATGIGTWLRQRWQLSDAASLLLVLPALWALAEWSRGWVFTGFPWVSGGYAHTGGPLAGFAPLVGVYGLALIAAWIAGCLALAAQRKSAIALAVVALAAGYGLKTIGWTEMHGKPMSVRLLQGNVPQEMKFAPEQIETTLALYHDMISAAPADLIATPETAIPLLSRQLPPDYIGRLANFVQQTNSHLLLGIPVSDGPTRYANSVVGLAPSSAATFYRYDKHHLVPFGEFIPPGFRWFVNLMNIPLGDFTRGKLLQVPFAVNDQRVLPNICYEDLFGEEIAAQLAASRHADMPEATVLLNMSNIAWFGDSIALPQHLQISQMRSLETGRPMLRATNTGATAVINARGEVVAQLPPFQRSTLAATVQGYKGLTPYVRLGNKPVIALALLMLGAAWLARRKSGGKSQKPPKNR from the coding sequence ATGTGGCGCACATCCCCACAACAACAAACAAGACGCGTGGATATCCGCTCACTTCCTGCATCTCGATTCGCTCCGCTGCTCGTCCTGCTCCTTGGCGCAGTCAACGTCTTTGCGTTCGCGCCCTTCGGCGTCTGGCCGCTGCAGATCGCCACGCTGGCGCTGGTATTCGGCTTCGTGCTGCGTGCGCCTTCCATCAGGCGCGGCGCGCTGCTCGGATGGGCATACGGTACCGGCTGGTTGATCGCCGGCACCTGGTGGCTGTACATCAGCATGCACCAGTACGGCGGCATGCCCTCGCTGCTGGCGGCGCTTGCGGTCGCCTTGCTGGGTGCCAGTTTGAGCCTGCTCGCCGGGCTTGCAACGGGCATCGGCACATGGCTGCGGCAGCGCTGGCAATTGTCGGATGCCGCATCGCTGCTGCTGGTGCTTCCTGCCTTGTGGGCGCTCGCCGAATGGTCGCGCGGCTGGGTGTTCACCGGCTTTCCGTGGGTGAGCGGCGGTTATGCGCACACCGGCGGGCCGCTCGCGGGCTTTGCTCCGCTGGTGGGCGTGTATGGATTGGCCCTGATCGCCGCATGGATCGCGGGCTGTCTGGCATTGGCGGCGCAAAGGAAATCAGCGATCGCCCTCGCAGTCGTGGCCCTCGCCGCCGGCTATGGACTGAAGACCATCGGCTGGACCGAGATGCATGGCAAGCCGATGTCCGTTCGCCTCCTGCAGGGCAACGTGCCGCAGGAAATGAAGTTCGCGCCCGAACAGATCGAAACCACGCTCGCGCTGTATCACGACATGATCAGCGCCGCACCCGCAGACCTGATCGCCACACCGGAAACCGCGATTCCGCTTTTGTCACGTCAGTTACCGCCGGATTACATCGGACGTTTGGCGAATTTTGTGCAGCAAACGAACAGCCATCTGCTGCTCGGCATTCCGGTCAGCGACGGGCCGACGCGATATGCGAACAGCGTGGTCGGCCTTGCCCCCTCGTCCGCTGCGACGTTTTATCGCTACGACAAGCATCATCTGGTTCCGTTCGGCGAATTCATTCCACCCGGCTTTCGCTGGTTCGTGAATCTGATGAACATCCCGCTCGGCGACTTCACGCGCGGCAAGCTGTTGCAGGTGCCGTTCGCGGTGAACGATCAGCGGGTGCTGCCGAATATTTGCTACGAGGATTTGTTCGGCGAGGAAATCGCGGCACAGTTGGCGGCCAGCCGGCATGCGGACATGCCGGAAGCCACGGTACTGCTGAACATGTCCAATATCGCGTGGTTCGGCGACTCGATCGCCCTGCCGCAGCACTTGCAGATTTCGCAAATGCGCTCGCTGGAAACCGGTCGCCCGATGCTGCGCGCGACCAATACCGGCGCAACCGCCGTCATCAACGCGAGGGGTGAGGTGGTCGCGCAACTGCCCCCCTTCCAACGCAGCACGCTGGCCGCAACCGTGCAAGGCTACAAGGGCCTGACACCCTATGTCAGACTTGGCAACAAGCCGGTGATTGCACTCGCGTTGCTCATGCTGGGCGCAGCCTGGTTGGCACGCCGCAAGAGCGGCGGTAAATCGCAAAAGCCCCCCAAAAACCGCTAG
- the glyQ gene encoding glycine--tRNA ligase subunit alpha, giving the protein MLTFQQVILKLQEYWDAQGCALLQPYDMEVGAGTSHTATFLRAIGPEPWRAAYVQPSRRPKDGRYGENPNRMQHYYQYQVVLKPAPENILDLYLGSLEALGLNLKQNDVRFVEDDWENPTLGAWGLGWEVWLNGMEVTQFTYFQQVGGLDCKPVLGEITYGIERLAMYLQGVENVYDLVWTEWQENGITKRLTYGDVFHQNEVEQSTFNFEHSNTEFLFSLFGNYESEAKRLLEVPLALPAYEMILKAAHTFNLLDARGAISVTERAAYIGRIRNLSRAVAQAYHESREKLGFPMLGDARQAA; this is encoded by the coding sequence ATGCTTACATTTCAACAAGTCATTCTCAAGCTGCAAGAGTATTGGGATGCGCAAGGTTGCGCTCTGCTCCAACCCTATGACATGGAAGTCGGCGCGGGCACCTCGCATACGGCGACCTTTCTGCGCGCAATCGGTCCGGAACCCTGGCGCGCCGCTTACGTGCAGCCATCGCGCCGGCCGAAGGATGGCCGCTACGGCGAGAATCCGAATCGCATGCAGCATTACTACCAGTACCAGGTAGTGCTGAAACCGGCGCCCGAAAACATTCTCGACCTCTATCTCGGCTCGCTCGAAGCGCTCGGACTGAATCTCAAGCAGAACGACGTGCGTTTCGTCGAGGACGACTGGGAAAATCCGACGCTGGGCGCGTGGGGTCTCGGCTGGGAAGTGTGGCTGAACGGCATGGAAGTGACGCAATTCACCTACTTCCAGCAAGTCGGCGGACTCGATTGCAAACCGGTGCTGGGTGAAATCACGTACGGCATCGAGCGGCTCGCGATGTACCTGCAAGGCGTCGAGAACGTGTACGACCTGGTGTGGACCGAATGGCAGGAAAACGGCATCACGAAACGCCTGACCTACGGCGACGTGTTCCATCAGAATGAAGTCGAGCAATCGACCTTCAACTTCGAGCACTCCAACACGGAATTCCTGTTCTCGCTGTTCGGCAACTACGAATCCGAAGCAAAGCGCCTGCTGGAAGTGCCGCTGGCGCTGCCCGCCTACGAAATGATTCTGAAGGCTGCACATACCTTCAACCTGCTGGATGCGCGCGGCGCGATCTCCGTCACCGAGCGCGCGGCGTATATCGGCCGCATCCGCAATCTGTCGCGTGCGGTGGCGCAGGCGTATCACGAATCGCGCGAGAAGCTCGGCTTCCCGATGCTCGGAGATGCGCGCCAGGCGGCATGA
- the glyS gene encoding glycine--tRNA ligase subunit beta — translation MNHTLLVELLTEELPPKALAKLGDAFAAGILNGLKSRDFLEADSVVTSFATPRRLAVSISKVRATSPDKSIREKVLPVSVALDAEGRATAPLTKKLAALAQAIKIDEIKVSELERASDGKAESLFYTYTAPGTALHAGLQAALEDTAGKLPIPKVMSYQRPDGSTVQFVRPAHKLIALHGKDIVPVALLGLTAGRTTLGHRFLSQGELTIAAADDYAAALEAQGKVIPSVATRKETIRAALLAKANGDTVLMPEALLDEVSALVEWPVVYECKFEDAFLSVPQECLILTMQTNQKYFALTDAHSRLRSRFLIVSNLETPDPQHIIGGNERVVRPRLSDAKFFFEQDKKKKLADRLPGLANVVYHNKLGTQAQRTERVKTLAGKIAKALNSDVALAERGALLAKTDLLTDMVGEFPELQGIMGTYYARHDGEHEEVALTASEHYQPRFAGDALPSTQTGTAVALADKLETLIGIWGIGLQPTGDRDPFALRRHALGVLRMLLEKRLPLSINTLLQDTVLLFAGNANFKDPAAEVAVFMLDRLRGLLRERGYTQNEVEAVVAQNPDRLDNIIERLNAVQAFAALPEAESLAAANKRITNILKKTDGTTVEVSKSLLKEAAEEGLYAAIVQLRPQVDAAFAKGDFTSTLKTLAHLRNDVDAFFDGVMVMADDEQLRNNRIALLSSLHGMMNQVADISKLAA, via the coding sequence ATGAACCACACACTGCTAGTCGAACTGCTCACCGAAGAACTCCCGCCCAAGGCGCTCGCAAAACTGGGGGATGCCTTTGCCGCCGGCATTCTCAACGGATTGAAATCGCGCGACTTCCTCGAAGCCGATTCGGTTGTGACCTCGTTCGCAACGCCGCGCCGACTCGCGGTCTCCATCAGCAAGGTGCGCGCCACGTCGCCCGACAAGTCGATTCGCGAAAAGGTGCTGCCGGTATCGGTTGCACTGGATGCCGAAGGCCGCGCGACCGCGCCGCTGACGAAGAAGCTTGCCGCACTGGCGCAAGCCATCAAGATCGATGAGATCAAGGTGAGCGAACTGGAACGCGCATCCGACGGCAAGGCGGAGAGCCTCTTTTACACCTACACCGCGCCGGGCACGGCCCTGCATGCCGGCTTGCAGGCCGCGCTGGAAGACACCGCGGGCAAGCTGCCGATTCCCAAGGTAATGAGCTATCAGCGTCCCGACGGGTCGACCGTGCAGTTCGTGCGTCCGGCGCACAAGCTGATCGCGCTGCACGGCAAGGACATCGTGCCGGTCGCCTTGCTCGGTTTGACGGCAGGCCGCACCACGCTCGGCCACCGCTTCCTGTCGCAAGGTGAACTGACTATCGCCGCCGCCGACGACTATGCCGCCGCCCTGGAAGCGCAAGGCAAGGTGATTCCGAGCGTCGCCACGCGCAAGGAAACGATACGCGCCGCGCTGCTGGCCAAGGCGAACGGCGACACGGTGCTGATGCCGGAAGCGCTGCTGGATGAAGTGTCCGCACTGGTCGAGTGGCCCGTCGTGTACGAATGCAAGTTCGAGGATGCCTTCCTGTCCGTGCCGCAGGAATGCCTGATCCTGACCATGCAGACCAACCAGAAATATTTCGCGCTGACCGATGCGCACAGCCGTCTGCGTTCGCGCTTCCTGATCGTGTCGAACCTGGAAACCCCCGATCCGCAACACATCATCGGCGGCAACGAGCGCGTCGTCCGGCCGCGCCTGTCGGACGCCAAGTTCTTTTTCGAACAGGACAAGAAAAAGAAACTCGCGGACCGCCTGCCGGGCCTCGCCAACGTCGTGTACCACAACAAGCTCGGTACCCAGGCGCAGCGCACCGAGCGCGTCAAGACACTGGCCGGCAAGATCGCCAAGGCATTGAACAGCGATGTGGCGCTGGCCGAACGCGGCGCACTGCTGGCCAAGACGGACTTGCTGACCGACATGGTGGGCGAATTTCCCGAGTTGCAAGGCATCATGGGCACGTACTACGCGCGCCATGACGGCGAGCATGAGGAAGTGGCGCTCACCGCCTCCGAACATTACCAGCCGCGCTTTGCCGGCGACGCCTTGCCTTCGACGCAAACCGGCACGGCAGTGGCGCTGGCCGACAAGCTCGAAACGCTGATCGGCATCTGGGGCATCGGCTTGCAGCCGACCGGCGACAGGGATCCTTTCGCATTGCGCCGTCATGCGCTGGGTGTGCTGCGCATGCTGCTCGAAAAGCGCCTGCCCTTGTCGATCAACACTTTGTTGCAGGACACCGTGCTGCTTTTCGCCGGCAACGCCAATTTCAAGGACCCTGCTGCGGAAGTCGCGGTCTTCATGCTTGATCGCTTGCGCGGCCTGCTGCGCGAACGCGGCTATACCCAGAATGAAGTCGAAGCGGTGGTCGCGCAGAACCCGGACCGTCTCGACAACATCATCGAACGCCTGAACGCGGTTCAGGCATTCGCGGCACTGCCGGAAGCGGAATCGCTTGCCGCCGCCAACAAGCGCATCACCAACATTCTGAAGAAGACAGACGGCACCACCGTCGAAGTCAGCAAGAGCCTGCTGAAGGAAGCGGCCGAGGAAGGCCTGTATGCCGCCATCGTGCAGTTGCGTCCGCAGGTCGATGCCGCATTCGCGAAAGGCGACTTCACCAGCACGCTGAAAACACTCGCGCACCTGCGCAACGATGTCGACGCCTTCTTCGACGGCGTGATGGTGATGGCCGACGACGAGCAATTGCGCAACAACCGCATCGCCCTGTTGTCGAGTCTGCACGGGATGATGAATCAGGTGGCGGACATCTCCAAGCTTGCGGCCTGA
- the gmhB gene encoding D-glycero-beta-D-manno-heptose 1,7-bisphosphate 7-phosphatase codes for MKLIILDRDGVINHDSDEFIKSPAEWIPIPGSLEAIARLNQAGYRVVVATNQSGIARGLFDMITLNAIHQKMHAAAQLVGADIDAIFFCPHSADDNCDCRKPKPGMLQEISRRFEVNLKGVPNVGDSLRDLQAGYATGSTPYLVLTGKGERTRAKGGLPPGTTIHANLAAVVDHLLKTPTKPSIAV; via the coding sequence ATGAAACTGATCATCCTGGACCGCGACGGCGTCATCAACCACGACTCCGATGAATTCATCAAGTCGCCGGCCGAATGGATTCCCATTCCCGGTTCGCTGGAAGCCATCGCCCGCCTCAACCAGGCCGGCTATCGCGTGGTGGTCGCGACCAACCAGTCCGGCATTGCACGCGGATTGTTCGACATGATCACGCTCAACGCGATTCATCAGAAGATGCACGCGGCCGCGCAACTCGTCGGCGCCGACATCGACGCGATCTTCTTCTGCCCGCATTCAGCTGACGACAATTGCGACTGCCGCAAGCCGAAGCCCGGCATGCTGCAGGAAATCTCCAGACGCTTTGAGGTGAACCTGAAAGGCGTGCCGAATGTCGGCGACTCGCTACGCGATTTGCAGGCCGGTTATGCTACCGGCAGCACGCCCTATCTGGTATTGACCGGCAAGGGCGAGAGGACGCGCGCCAAGGGCGGCTTGCCTCCCGGCACGACGATCCATGCCAATCTTGCCGCCGTCGTCGACCATTTGTTGAAGACCCCGACCAAACCATCCATTGCCGTCTGA
- a CDS encoding lysophospholipid acyltransferase family protein gives MSSFMLFLRSLLFMLLMTLATVVWAPLCFLFAPLSYNRRYYMTTRWNVFVIWAARVVCGIRHQVKGYENLPDAPVILLSKHQSAWETIFYCFTMPRPPVFVFKKELTYIPFFGWGIALLRMIPIDRSKTRDAFAQVVEQGRKRLADGQWIIMFPEGTRIPVGKKGKYKGGGARLAVETNTIVVPIAMNAGECWPRNSFIKKPGLITVSIGKPISPEGLTTAELMQQVENWIESEMRVISSPGIYTNDKLPTTLEAASPDSA, from the coding sequence ATGTCAAGCTTCATGCTGTTCCTGCGTTCATTGCTGTTCATGCTGTTGATGACGCTCGCGACCGTGGTTTGGGCACCGCTGTGCTTCCTGTTTGCCCCTCTCTCATACAACCGTCGCTACTACATGACCACGCGCTGGAACGTGTTCGTGATCTGGGCGGCACGGGTCGTGTGTGGCATACGCCATCAAGTCAAAGGATACGAAAATCTGCCCGATGCGCCGGTGATTCTTCTGTCCAAGCATCAGTCTGCATGGGAAACGATTTTCTATTGCTTCACCATGCCGCGCCCGCCCGTGTTCGTATTCAAGAAGGAGCTGACCTATATCCCCTTCTTCGGCTGGGGCATTGCGCTGTTGCGCATGATCCCGATCGACCGCAGCAAGACCCGGGATGCCTTTGCACAAGTGGTCGAGCAGGGAAGAAAGCGCCTGGCCGATGGTCAATGGATCATCATGTTCCCCGAGGGCACGCGCATCCCGGTGGGAAAGAAAGGCAAGTACAAGGGCGGCGGCGCGCGCCTCGCGGTCGAGACCAACACGATCGTGGTGCCGATCGCGATGAATGCGGGCGAATGCTGGCCGCGCAATTCCTTCATCAAGAAGCCCGGTCTGATTACGGTCTCGATCGGCAAGCCGATCTCGCCGGAAGGGCTCACGACAGCAGAGTTGATGCAGCAAGTCGAAAATTGGATAGAATCCGAGATGCGCGTGATTTCATCACCCGGCATTTACACCAACGACAAGCTCCCCACGACCCTTGAAGCTGCTTCGCCAGACTCCGCCTGA
- a CDS encoding M48 family metallopeptidase, giving the protein MKLLRQTPPDPQQLALQLDFFSSGYSSQPAVDQPAPKHVPGSAAQAPREPLELFPSPTPSANPAAPGTRRRVQLHEHMLEYRLLRSKRRTIGFLIDDGGLRITAPKWVTVVEIENAIREKQRWIFAKLVERRERSARRLQPQMQWRDGATLPYLGVDVTLRIMTAQATGIAHDKQARELTVCLPPDAGEQQLKDRVQGWLQLEARRVFAERLPVYAEKLGVSYRQFALSSATTQWGSCTADGKIRLNWRLIHFALPLIDYVIAHELAHLREMNHSPRFWATVQSVFPEFVAAKKALRDHAPETLPAF; this is encoded by the coding sequence TTGAAGCTGCTTCGCCAGACTCCGCCTGACCCGCAACAGCTCGCGCTGCAGCTGGATTTCTTCTCTTCCGGATATTCATCGCAACCCGCGGTCGATCAACCGGCACCCAAGCATGTGCCGGGATCGGCGGCGCAAGCGCCGCGCGAACCGCTGGAGCTGTTTCCGTCACCGACACCTTCCGCGAATCCGGCTGCGCCCGGCACCCGGCGGCGCGTGCAGCTGCACGAGCACATGCTCGAATACCGCCTGCTGCGCTCGAAGCGCCGCACCATCGGTTTCCTGATCGATGATGGCGGCTTGCGCATCACTGCGCCGAAATGGGTGACAGTGGTGGAAATCGAGAATGCAATCCGCGAAAAGCAGCGCTGGATCTTCGCCAAGCTCGTCGAACGCCGCGAGCGATCGGCGCGGCGCTTGCAGCCGCAGATGCAGTGGCGCGACGGTGCGACGCTTCCCTATCTCGGCGTCGATGTCACGCTGCGCATCATGACGGCGCAAGCCACAGGGATTGCCCATGACAAGCAGGCACGCGAACTGACAGTGTGCCTGCCGCCGGACGCCGGCGAACAACAATTGAAAGACCGTGTGCAGGGATGGCTGCAGCTGGAAGCCAGGCGCGTGTTTGCCGAACGCCTGCCGGTCTATGCGGAAAAACTTGGCGTCAGCTATCGCCAGTTCGCACTGTCCTCGGCGACAACGCAATGGGGTTCATGCACGGCCGACGGAAAGATTCGCCTGAACTGGCGACTGATTCATTTCGCATTGCCGCTGATCGACTATGTCATCGCGCATGAACTGGCGCATCTGCGCGAAATGAATCACAGCCCGCGCTTCTGGGCCACGGTGCAATCGGTGTTCCCGGAATTCGTTGCGGCGAAAAAGGCACTGCGCGACCATGCGCCGGAAACCTTGCCGGCATTCTAG